The genomic segment TTCGAAAATAAAATCAAAAAAAATAAAGAAAGAAAAATTGGGGGCGATAAGTCTCTTGTAACTGCTATTGATCGGTGTCAGTAGCGTACATCTAGTTAAGAAGGAATCTTACTAGACCCAAGATCAAGGAGGATGACATGGGATTAAGAATTAACACCAACGTTGCATCTTTAAATGCTCAGAGAAACCTGAGTACGACAAGAATCGGAATGCAACAATCTCTAGAAAAGCTTTCATCAGGGCAAAGAATTAACAGAGCTGGTGATGATGCTGCTGGTTTAGCAATTTCAGAAAATTTAAAAGCACAAATCAGGGGTCTTGGACAAGCTGAAAGAAATGCTGAAGATGGTATCTCTTTAGTTCAGATTGCTGAAGGTGCATTAGGTGAAGTATCAAATATTATGATTCGCTTAAGAGAACTATCTGTACAGGCTGCTTCTGATACTATCGGAGCAACAGAAAGAAAGTTTCTTAACGTAGAATTTGAACAATTAACATCAGAAGTCGATCGTATCGCTAACTCGACAGAGTTTAACAGAGTGCCTCTTTTAAATGGTACTGGTGCGGTTTTTGATATCCAAATTGGGACGAGAAACGATCCTATATCAGACAGATTAACATTTGATGCCTCTTCGGCGGATGTTAACGTTGCTGCACTTGGACTTAACCTTGCTTCGGTAGCAGACAAAATCTCTGCTCAGAACTCGTTATCTTCAATTGACCAGGCAATTGTATCTGTTTCTGGTATTAGAGCGGACTTTGGTGCCCTTCAAAACAGACTACAGTCGACGATTAACAATATCTCGACAAGTATTGAAAACCTTTCTGCCGCAAATTCACGTGTTAGAGACACTGATATCGCAGCAGAGACAGCGAACTTAACGAAACAAAACATTTTAATGACTGCCGGTACTTCGGTTTTAGCGCAAGCGAACTCAAGTACAAAAAATGCCTTAAGTCTCATTCAAGCAGCGTCTCAAGGGTAATCCCCTTAAGACGTTTGTTTGAAGACTTGAAGAAATTTTTAATAAAAGCATTTTTATAATGGAGCAGTGTATGTTGATGACAACAGGATGAATATAAAAACGCAATTATTGGCTGCAATCTTTAATTGCTTATCAATCAAATAATGAGGAAAAAAAGAGATTGATTTGTCCATTGTTAGTTAGCAAAAATTTTATTAACAAAAAGGCAAGCTTGCGCACGGATGCACAAGTACTTAAACAGGAGGTTTGGATATGAATGAAGGAGATTAAAAATGGGCTTAAGAGTAAATACGAATGTTATGTCTTTGTCGGCGCAAAGAACATTAGCACAAACAAATAAAAATGTTGGAGATAACCTTAGAAAATTAGCTTCTGGGGAAAGAATAACTAGGGCAGGGGACGACGCTGCCGGTCTGGCGATCAGTGAAAACTTGAAAGCTCAGATTAGAGGGATGAGACAGGCTAAGAGAAACGCAAATGATGCAATCTCTCTCATCCAAACTGCTGAAGGTGGATTAAGTGAAGTATCAAATATCATCATTAGGCTTAGGGAACTCGCAGTACAAACTGCAAACGACACTCTTGGACCACAAGAGAGAAAGTTTACAGACATTGAGTTTCAAAATCTTAAAGAAGAAATTGATAGGATCTCAAGATCTGCTGAATTTAACGGAATCAAGCTTCTCGATGGAACAGGCGGAAGACTTGAGTTCCAAGTTGGGATCAAGAATGATCCAATTCTGGATAGACTTGTCTATGACGGAACTGGCTCAGATGCTACGCTTGCAGCACTTGGTCTCTCAGCTGACTCTGTTGCTACAAAAGAAGGTTCTCAAGCCGCTCTTAAAAAACTCGATGATGCGCTCGTGCAAGTCAACGGTGTTAGGGCAGGAATGGGTGCTCTTCAAAATAGGCTTCAGTCTACCGTCAACAATCTTGGCGTTAGTGATGAAAACCTATCGGCAGCAAATTCGCGAATTAGGGATGTCGACGTTGCAGATGAGACTGCAAAGTTAACTAAAAACAACATCCTAATGCAAGCAGGTGCATCTGTATTATCTCAGGCGAATCAGGCACCAAATGTAGCGTTATCGCTAATTAAAGGATAAATCAATCTCTTGGGCGGCTATAGTTTCGAATGAAACATAGCTGCCTTCCTCTATTTTCTTTCTGTAAAATCAATTAATTATCAATGATGACTCTGTTGTCACCTAGTAACCATTTAATATCGTTCAAAAATGTTAAAATTTACACAAACTTTTCAATTAAACGATTGTTTGAATTTTGTTGACGTGTTAACTATATTGTTAGGACATTAACTAATGGAAGGAAATATATGCAAAGAAAAGAAATTAAACTTCATGAGCTTGATTTAGACATCCTTGCCGCGAATATTAGGACAACTAAGTTATTCGATGATCTTATAACTAAAGGAATCGCACAGTACGGAATTTCAAAACCTCAATTTGATATTATGGTTTTCATTTATTTTGGTGAGGAAAAGAAAACTACAGTAACAGAAATTGCAATAAATAACTCTGTTTCAAAAGCAAATGTAACTGGCATTATGAATAGAATGATCACTCAGGGACTTATTCAGTCTGTCGTTGATCAAAAGGATGCAAGAGTCAAAAATGTTACTCTGACTGAAAAAGGTGAAGAGTTAATGAAAACAACAGTGCCTGTGTATCAAGATCTGATAAGAAAAACCCTAAGCCCATTTTCTCACGCTGAGAAAGAATTACTTCTGAAGCAATTAAAGCACATTGAAGGCTGTATTAGAGAGAAGCTTTAGAGTTCATTATAAAAAATATGCTTATGGTGGCTTCTTTGCTTGGGCTATATTGGATTTAAAGTCGTGTGGTGGATAAGGGGTGCAAGGTGGCATAAGTGGAGGAGCATGAGTTCCTATCAGTAACGCTAAATTTTGAGAGAGGGTTAATTGATTAGGTATGATGAATGCTCAAGTGGAACTCTGAATTCTAATAATTTTTTTGAAGCTAACTGATTAAGGATAGGGTCATACTTGCCTTCCTCTCTTTTTCTCTAAAATCAATTAAAATATAAGAATGAGTGAAAACACTGTAGTTCGACGTAAGACTGTATTAATTTTTGGTATCTCTTCATTTGTTGGTTCATCACTAGCAGAATTCTTTAAAAAAGATTACCGAGTGGTTGGTACGTATAATGATACACCTGTTACAATTCCTGGGGTCATGACAATTCCTTGTAGTGTTCTTTCTAAGGAAGAAGTGCAACTTATTATGTTTTCGACTCGACCGGATATTACGATCTATGCGGCAGGGATGTCTTCAATTGTAGACTGTGCACTTGAGGAAGGAAGAGCAGATGCTTTGAATACAAGTGGTCTTTTCAATGTTGTTGAGTATTGTCAGCGCTATAAATCACAAATTATTTATATTTCATCTAATTTTGTTTTCGCTGGTGAAGACAAGAGTTATTTGGAAATGGACATTCCAGATCCCAACACCGTTTACGGTAGAACACAGGCTTCAGCAGAATTTTATATTCAAAAGACATCACTAAACTATTTAGTTTTTAGATCATGTAAACTATATGGGAGAAATATCAGTCCAAGAAAGAGTGGATGGTTTGAAAAGTTGCAAGACTATACCCACTTTAGAAAGCAAATGACTGTAGATGATTATGTGAGTGTAGGCTTCCTTGATGTGAGTTACCTTGGAATGATCATTAAGATGTGTGTCGACAAGGGAATTCAAAATAGATTGTTCCAAATCAGTTCTGCTGATAAAATGACTCACTATGAATTTGCCAAAACATATACAAAAGTTTTTGGAGAGACAGACCACAATATCACCAAAGGGAAATGGTCATACCCAGTAATGGCGACAGCACATGCCGCCGCTGCATCATCTGATAATAAACTACACTTTAAGCTGGATGTTACAAATGCAGAGGGTTTCTTAAACTTAAAATTTCCAACAATCGAAGAGTCTCTCGAGTTTACATTTAGAAGATTGAAGGGCGTCAAGAAAGAGAATAAGAAGTCGGATCAAGGACAGGGCATTACTTTTATTTGATTATATTTTGACAACCTTCGCGCTATATCGCATCATATAGAGTATGGATATCGTAAAATATAATAAAGACAATAAAGAAGTTTCGACTAAGTGGATCGAAAATCTAGCGCTTGAAGAAATCAACATGGAAGAGTCTGGTGTCGTGAGTTTTAATGATCACCTCAATCCAGCTTATCTTCTTGAAGAGTCGTCTATTAATTTTATGAATGAACTAAGAGATCTATTCGAGATCTTCGTTCACCAGTTTAATGAGTTTAGAGGTGGAACACCTGGAAGCGTCATTAAAATCTTTAAAATCGCCAACACTGTAAATGACTTTATGCTTTATAGAAATTCTCTTCGCTTAATTTTTGCAAGAAGAGCCGATGATCTTATTTCAATTGGTTTTCTTGCAAATGGAAAAGATGTTTTCTCTGCAAGGTTAAGCGATAGCCAAGGTTACGGCGAAACAACTGTTCATGAGATTAGAGCTCATATTGGGCCATTTAATCAAATTTCATGGAAGTTTTCTAATGAGCCGGTAGAGATTGAAGCATTAGCAAGACATTACCTGGCTGAATTTATCAAGTTATCAGCAAGATAATAATAAGAGTCCCATAGTTGGTTTTTCGAAAGTCTCCGCCCGTCAATCGACAGGTGGATGCAGTATTTAATCATTTTAGGCTTCTCAATTTACATGAGCTTGCTCACCATAATCAGGGACCGCTTCCTTTCATATATTTGTAGGGCAAAGAACTTGTTATTGCCAACTACAGGACCCAAATTCATTATACATCTTCCTCTACATTCTGGACAACAAAGAATCGTGGCACTAAATTTTCAATCTTGACACAAGATTTCAACACTTTACCAATATCTTGTTTAAGTTTGCGCTGCAATGTGTTATAATTTTAATAACTAATCTACTAAAGTTTCTGAAGGAAAGCTTCGATAAGTTTGGAACTTCAGACATAGTTAATTTTAGGAGAAGTATATGAAGAAGTTTATGGAATTTCTTAGAGACGAAGAAGGTCAGACATCGACAGAGTACATTCTACTCGTTGCCGTTGCGGCCATGTTAGTTTTTAAGTTCAAAAACGCAGCAGCGCCAAAAATTGATGAGTTAACTCAGAAAGTATTCGGTGAAGCTATGAATATGGACTTTACAGGAAATTAAGAAGAATTTTCGCTATCTAGATATAAGTTGTAGCTTCTAGTACCCTATGAGTATGTTAAAACATGCTCAAGGTCAGGCGCTGCTTGAATATATTTTCGTATTTGCAATATTCTCATTGATTGCCATCAGTGCAGCGAAGGGTATTGCAATATTTTCTGAAGGATTCTTCAAAAATTTCACTTATCATTTAACTCAAGAACTAACGACTGGTGCATGTGCTCAGGGATGTTGGCATAACGGCTACGAGAACTTGGAGTAGCGATGCCATTTGTTGTCTTTGCTTACTTAGCTGTTCAAATTCTTATCGTTGCCTATCATGATTTTCAAACGAAGAAAATTTCTAATAAATGGTCGCTGATCAATATTGGTTTCTATGTTTTCTTTACATTAATTTTTCCAGAGTATTATACATTCTCTCTAGAAACATTTATTTGGCCATTAGGATTTTTCGTAGCAGGATTTATTCTCTTCCTGATGAAGATAATGGGAGGGGGAGATTCAAAGTATCTCGCTTCTTTCTATCTCCTCATTCCTTCTCAGTTTCATGAGCAGGCTTTCTTTTCTCTCGCAATTGCAACTGTTCTAGTTGGAGGCTCTGTATTCACTAAAAATATCATGAAGAATGCAGACCTTATTATGACTGCTTTTAAGAACAAAGACATTAAGCTCGTGAGAAGTATTTTTGGAAAGAAATTTGCTTTTGCTCCAGTTATTTTTATTTCATGGATATGGTTTGGTTGGATCATTAAGGAGAAGATATTATTTTGAATAATCGAGGGCAAGGTACTGTTGAATATATTTTATTGCTTGTTGTTCTAGCAAGCCTTGTGAATTTTATTATCAAATCTTCAGTGATGTCTAATTTTATTGGAAGTGGTAATGGTCTCTATGACCAAATGGCCAGATCTATTGAGTTCTCATATCGTTACGGTCATAATGGTAGTGTAGATGACTTCTCAAATAATTATAACGATATTGAGTTACATAGCTATAGGAATGAAAATGGTAAGTCACGATTCTTCGGTCCCACGTCGACGTATGATCAATAATAAAGGTCAATCGACAGTTGAATTCTTAAGTTGCATCACGATTGCTTTTGCATTTATCTTCTTTTTCATGAAACAGGCATTAAATTATACGAATGGCTATTTAGTTCAATATGCAACATTCATGGCTTCAAGAGCTTATTTAGTTGCTGATAATAATAATGCTAATGCTCCTCAGGTATTTAACTTTGCGGAAGTCGTAGGGAAAGAAGTATTTAACTCTTATTATCTAACAAAGTTTATGCCCAACTTTGATGGTGAAGTTAAATTTAATAGTCCTGCTGACAATGTAATTAAAGCGTTCGTTGGAGCTTATGTAACTTATACAGATAAGTTATCGTTTACAAAAACAGTCGGTGGAAAAATTCCAATGGAATTTAGAAGTGAATCATTTCTTGGAAAAGAACCCACAAGAACAGAGTGCGCTAAAAGAGTCTGTGATGCATTAAATGTATCAGTGGGATCTTGCCAAACGCATACAACATTATTTGATAATGGATGTTAGTCGTGAAAGATTTTTTTAAAAAAATTAAGGAGAATGAAGAAGGACAGGCTATGTTTGAGCTTGTTCTTTTTGTACCAATAATGGTCTACCTAGGTGGATTGATCATGAATTTTGGAAACTCTATTAATGCATCAATAAATCAACAAAAAGCAACAAGAGGTTATTCTTATTATCTTTTAAATGGAAACTCTAATGGGCTAGCAGATCGCGAACTTAAGCAATTACCAAATCTAAGTATTGTGAGTAACAACATCATTGGTTGGAGATTTCAGGAAGAGGGAAATGGAAGTATTTCCTTTGGTTCTTTTTATCGACTACCAAATGTGCCTTTTGCTGGAAGTGATGCGGAAGATTGTCTTGAGAAATATTCAGAAAACCAGACTTCTTGTATCAAGATATTTACTCTCTATGGGGTATGCGGAGAGACCTACGCTCGTATGGCCACTGACAACTCATTTTTTCGTGTTGATTACCCTGGTAACTCTGTCGGATATTCATCTAAGTCGATTTGTGCCTTTAAGTAGTAGGTAGCGGCTCTTTTTACCTAGTCATCTAAGCTTCGTTAAAGTTTGATAAAATGCTAATGATAATAACATCTTAAATAAGGTTTGAAGATGAATACTAGAGCATTTACCTTAGCACTCGTCATCGCAATTTTTGCAATGTTCATGGTCCATACATATGTTGAAGATCAAAAAACTGAATTAGTAAAAAGATATGGTTCAATGACATCTGTTATTGTAGCCAAAAAAGATATTGGAGAGTTTGAATTAATTGATGATTCAAAAGTGACAATCATTTCTGTTCCGCAAAGATTTGTATCTCCTGGAAGCTTTAAAACAATGAAGGAAGTAGAGAATACAATTGCAACTGTTCCAATTTTAAAAGATGAGCAAATAACAAAACCAAGAATTACATATCCAGGTGAGAGTACGGGTCTTTCAAGAGAAGTATCCGTAAATAAACGTGCCGTTTCAATTACTGTTTCGGATCAAACTTCAGTTTCAAAACTTATCAAACCAGGGGATAGGGTTGATGTTCTAGCAGCTATTGATTACTCGGGTAGAAGAGATAGACAAAAAATTATGACAATCCTTCAAGACGTTAGAGTTTTATCAACAGGGAGAAATATATCAAATAATCTTCCGGTAATTGGTGTACAAACTCCTAAAGTAATTAAGCAGATGAAGCTAAACACATATAGTAATTACAACTCTGTAACATTAGAGCTAGATCCATTCGAAGTACAAAAGTTAATTTGGTTATATCAATATGGAGAAAGTACTCCTTACTTAATTCTTAGAAATATTAATGACAAGGAAAAAGTTCGTATTGAAGGAACTAGACTCTACGACATTCTTGGAGAAAAAGATCAAGTTGAAGCTAAGAAATTCTTCCAAGATAAATATGAGAAACGATGATTATAAAAAACTTATTTAAATTATTATTTATGACAATTCTCTGCTTCTCAAGTGTCGCTCAACTGACGCCAAAGGAGGAGAGAATTGAAATTTTTATGGGAATCGATAAAGTAATCCGTCTGGATTTCGTACCGACAACGATAAAAGAAATTGCCGATAATACAGTTGTTGATATGACGTTTGTTCCTCAGAAAAGAGAGATTACAATAAAAGGTTTAAAACCCGGAGTCTCTTCAATATCTGTAAGAAATGATGCCACAAAAGATATTGCGATTAGATATTTTGTTACTGTAACAGCGACTGAGAAAACAAAAGTTATCAACGAACTTAAAGATTTTTTCAGTGATATTGAAGGGGTTGAGGTTGGAATCAAAGGTGGGAAGGTTTATGTCGGTGGTCGCCTAGTTGTTCCAAGTGATATTGGTAAGGTTGTTTTGTTTTTAGATGACTATAAAGATGTGTTGAATCTTCTCGAAGTATCGCCGCAAACATACCAGATCATTGCAAAAGAAATGCAAGAAGGTATGAGAAGAAATAATCTTAAAGATGTGACTGTGAGATTTTTTAATAACTCATATATTCTCGAGGGAATTGTTGGTTCAGAAAAAGAGAAAGAGCTTGCAACAAAGATTGGAATTACTTACTTACCAGATAGAATTGAAAGTTTAGCGAGAAGAACAGATTCTGTTCAAAAGCTTGAACAAGAAATTATCAAAAACTTCATTGTTGTCAATGAAACGGAACCACCGCCTAAGCCAGTGAAGATGATTAAGTTCACTGCTCAGTTTGTCGAGTTAACAAAAGACTATAGCAAAGTTTTTGGGTTTAAATGGAATCCAACACTTGGTGGAGAAGGTGGAAGTATTTCTTTTGGTCGTACTTCATCGGGTGGAGTATCTACAAGTTCAGATGGGACTCTCTCTGGAACTATTTCACAGCTATTCCCAAAATTAAACTCAGCTAAAGCAGCTGGTTATGCCAGAATCGTTCAGTCAGGGATGATTATTGCAAAAGATAATGAGAATGGAACAATTACAAGAAAGACCAAAAAGAACACAACTCTTGGGACTGGAGAGTTTCAACAACCAACATCAATTGATGCCGGGTTTGATTTAAAGC from the Bacteriovorax sp. Seq25_V genome contains:
- a CDS encoding flagellin yields the protein MGLRINTNVASLNAQRNLSTTRIGMQQSLEKLSSGQRINRAGDDAAGLAISENLKAQIRGLGQAERNAEDGISLVQIAEGALGEVSNIMIRLRELSVQAASDTIGATERKFLNVEFEQLTSEVDRIANSTEFNRVPLLNGTGAVFDIQIGTRNDPISDRLTFDASSADVNVAALGLNLASVADKISAQNSLSSIDQAIVSVSGIRADFGALQNRLQSTINNISTSIENLSAANSRVRDTDIAAETANLTKQNILMTAGTSVLAQANSSTKNALSLIQAASQG
- a CDS encoding flagellin; translated protein: MGLRVNTNVMSLSAQRTLAQTNKNVGDNLRKLASGERITRAGDDAAGLAISENLKAQIRGMRQAKRNANDAISLIQTAEGGLSEVSNIIIRLRELAVQTANDTLGPQERKFTDIEFQNLKEEIDRISRSAEFNGIKLLDGTGGRLEFQVGIKNDPILDRLVYDGTGSDATLAALGLSADSVATKEGSQAALKKLDDALVQVNGVRAGMGALQNRLQSTVNNLGVSDENLSAANSRIRDVDVADETAKLTKNNILMQAGASVLSQANQAPNVALSLIKG
- a CDS encoding MarR family winged helix-turn-helix transcriptional regulator: MQRKEIKLHELDLDILAANIRTTKLFDDLITKGIAQYGISKPQFDIMVFIYFGEEKKTTVTEIAINNSVSKANVTGIMNRMITQGLIQSVVDQKDARVKNVTLTEKGEELMKTTVPVYQDLIRKTLSPFSHAEKELLLKQLKHIEGCIREKL
- a CDS encoding sugar nucleotide-binding protein encodes the protein MSENTVVRRKTVLIFGISSFVGSSLAEFFKKDYRVVGTYNDTPVTIPGVMTIPCSVLSKEEVQLIMFSTRPDITIYAAGMSSIVDCALEEGRADALNTSGLFNVVEYCQRYKSQIIYISSNFVFAGEDKSYLEMDIPDPNTVYGRTQASAEFYIQKTSLNYLVFRSCKLYGRNISPRKSGWFEKLQDYTHFRKQMTVDDYVSVGFLDVSYLGMIIKMCVDKGIQNRLFQISSADKMTHYEFAKTYTKVFGETDHNITKGKWSYPVMATAHAAAASSDNKLHFKLDVTNAEGFLNLKFPTIEESLEFTFRRLKGVKKENKKSDQGQGITFI
- a CDS encoding Flp family type IVb pilin, translating into MKKFMEFLRDEEGQTSTEYILLVAVAAMLVFKFKNAAAPKIDELTQKVFGEAMNMDFTGN
- a CDS encoding prepilin peptidase gives rise to the protein MPFVVFAYLAVQILIVAYHDFQTKKISNKWSLINIGFYVFFTLIFPEYYTFSLETFIWPLGFFVAGFILFLMKIMGGGDSKYLASFYLLIPSQFHEQAFFSLAIATVLVGGSVFTKNIMKNADLIMTAFKNKDIKLVRSIFGKKFAFAPVIFISWIWFGWIIKEKILF
- the cpaB gene encoding Flp pilus assembly protein CpaB — translated: MNTRAFTLALVIAIFAMFMVHTYVEDQKTELVKRYGSMTSVIVAKKDIGEFELIDDSKVTIISVPQRFVSPGSFKTMKEVENTIATVPILKDEQITKPRITYPGESTGLSREVSVNKRAVSITVSDQTSVSKLIKPGDRVDVLAAIDYSGRRDRQKIMTILQDVRVLSTGRNISNNLPVIGVQTPKVIKQMKLNTYSNYNSVTLELDPFEVQKLIWLYQYGESTPYLILRNINDKEKVRIEGTRLYDILGEKDQVEAKKFFQDKYEKR
- a CDS encoding type II/III secretion system protein, with the protein product MIIKNLFKLLFMTILCFSSVAQLTPKEERIEIFMGIDKVIRLDFVPTTIKEIADNTVVDMTFVPQKREITIKGLKPGVSSISVRNDATKDIAIRYFVTVTATEKTKVINELKDFFSDIEGVEVGIKGGKVYVGGRLVVPSDIGKVVLFLDDYKDVLNLLEVSPQTYQIIAKEMQEGMRRNNLKDVTVRFFNNSYILEGIVGSEKEKELATKIGITYLPDRIESLARRTDSVQKLEQEIIKNFIVVNETEPPPKPVKMIKFTAQFVELTKDYSKVFGFKWNPTLGGEGGSISFGRTSSGGVSTSSDGTLSGTISQLFPKLNSAKAAGYARIVQSGMIIAKDNENGTITRKTKKNTTLGTGEFQQPTSIDAGFDLKLKGTIMPEEKVNIEISLGVSFGSGTDVLENTINTIIIVKTRESAVVGGVSSTKSSTQFDKDPPGGADTVEAGTGFPLFSFIKSKSLQRSKEQFVVFITPEIIDSASQGSEEIKRKFRKRGQ